The sequence AAGCGAGAGGTATGGGATGAATTTATAGCAGCTGCATTTCCCAAGCCTTTTTAACTCTTTATAGACGCTGTTTCTTTTATTATCATCCACTTCAACAATCAGCTCTAATGGGGCTTTATCTGATGTTTTCCTTCTTATCTCTGAAAAAAGCCGCTCTTTCTTCGCTTCAACTTCCCTGCTTTTCTGAAAAGGGTTCATTTTCTCACAGGGATAATTAAGGGATTTCCCTTTAATAAGAATTAATGAAGAATTTCCGGAAAATTTTCAGAAAAATGACTATTCAGTTTATAGGCTTTCTGCAAAATCCCTTATTTTAAGCTCAATTTCAGGAATTCTCTCATTTGGGCATTCAATCTCTGCAACAGAGTAATTCTCGCTTCCGCCGCCCTTTCCTGCGAATTTAGACAGAATTTCAGAATTCATGAATGAAAGCACATCTGCCTTCAGATTCTTTGAAGCCATGAACATAATGTTGATTTTTCCGTCTTCCCTCTGGTTTATGAAAGAGACAAGGGACTTGTCCTGGGAAAGGACTGATGCCGCTTTTGTAAGAACTTTCTGCTCCGCATCAGAGAGAACTGCAAAATAAAATTTTATCCCGTTTATTTTCTCCGGCTCAAGCCGCAGAAGGGATTCTAAAAGTATTTTGTGGTATTTTTCCTTAAGCTCATTTTTCTCCTCAATCAGCTTCATAATCAAGGCAAATGCATCTTCCCCAGATGCGCAAAGAAGCGTTTCAATTTTCCTGAAAATTCTGCTCTCGGAAAAAAGCTCTGGCTTGGAAGAGAGCCCTGCCTTGAATTTTATCTCAAACTTTCCGTTTCCCCTGTTCTTGAAGTCTGTTGCGACAATCCCCTTTATCTCAGAAGTGTTTTTCACGTGCGTTCCTGTGCAGGCAGAAAGGTCAATTCCGGAAAATTCCACAACTCTCACAAAATCTTCAGCAATTCTCTCCTTTTTTATCCTGAGCCCCTTTTCAATGAAGTGTTCAATATTTTTCTTTTCAGCATATCTTACTTTTACCTCACGTTCCTCATCAATTATGCTGTTTGCAAGCTCCTCTGCCTGAAATATTGAATACCAGTTGAGGGAATCTGCCTTTACAAACAGGTTTGACTCCTCTTCAGACAGATTTACCTTCTCAACCTCAATTTGTTTCTTCTCTTTTTCAGATATTTTTTTCAGGCATGAGAAAAACAAATGCTCTCCTGAGTGCATGAGCATAAGATTCTTTCTTCTTTTCCCGTCTATTTTTGCGGCAACCTTATCGCCCGGAGAAACCCTGCCTTTAGCGACCTCGCACCTGTGGATTACTTCCCCCTCTTTTTCAACAGCGTCAATTACTTTTGCAGAAAAGGATTCATTCTCAATTATTCCAAAGTCGGTTGGCTGCCCGCCTGACGCAGGGCGGAATGGGGTTTTGTCCAAAATTATCAAAACTGCCCCATTCTCTTCTGAAACTGATTTTACAGATGCATCAAGCTCTGTTATTCCGGAATCGTAAATCTCGAAAAGCTCTCTTTTCATCTGTTTTCCTCTCGCATCAGGAGTATAAAAAAGTATCTGAAAAAACTTAAATATTTCAACGAATTAGGGATTTCGGGGGTGAGCTTTTTGGAAGAAAAGCAGATTGGGAAAATAATCCATTATTTTGAGAAAATAGGCGTTGCTGTTGTTGCTGTCGGCGGCATTATGA is a genomic window of Candidatus Woesearchaeota archaeon containing:
- a CDS encoding alanine--tRNA ligase-related protein, whose product is MKRELFEIYDSGITELDASVKSVSEENGAVLIILDKTPFRPASGGQPTDFGIIENESFSAKVIDAVEKEGEVIHRCEVAKGRVSPGDKVAAKIDGKRRKNLMLMHSGEHLFFSCLKKISEKEKKQIEVEKVNLSEEESNLFVKADSLNWYSIFQAEELANSIIDEEREVKVRYAEKKNIEHFIEKGLRIKKERIAEDFVRVVEFSGIDLSACTGTHVKNTSEIKGIVATDFKNRGNGKFEIKFKAGLSSKPELFSESRIFRKIETLLCASGEDAFALIMKLIEEKNELKEKYHKILLESLLRLEPEKINGIKFYFAVLSDAEQKVLTKAASVLSQDKSLVSFINQREDGKINIMFMASKNLKADVLSFMNSEILSKFAGKGGGSENYSVAEIECPNERIPEIELKIRDFAESL